From one Lotus japonicus ecotype B-129 chromosome 3, LjGifu_v1.2 genomic stretch:
- the LOC130748758 gene encoding uncharacterized protein LOC130748758 translates to MGKSSTSSNSRDWNQVYAIYGMEQWHTLIFLLCQAILFSVVSVMYLIYFNTICVFFQKILSGAAAARFAAGFTGSVVALSALCLFFAAANFFYSAVPLHYDMAQRIVSAVHDWSSVKLALDLGCCGRGVLLNAVATQLKKEGSSGRVVGLDRSKRTTMSTLRAAKMEGVGEYVTCREGDARRLPFPDNYFDVVVSGVFVHTVGREYGQRTAEAAAERMRAVAELVRVLKPGGVGVVWDLVHVPEYMARLQELKMEDVRVSERVTAFMVSSHIVSFRKPSQHVHGPAEVRLDWRLG, encoded by the coding sequence ATGGGGAAATCATCAACAAGTAGTAACAGCAGAGATTGGAATCAGGTGTACGCGATCTACGGAATGGAGCAGTGGCACACGCTGATTTTTCTCTTATGTCAAGCGATCTTGTTCTCAGTGGTTTCAGTTATGTACTTGATTTACTTCAACACAATCTGCGTTTTCTTCCAGAAGATTCTCTCCGGCGCGGCGGCGGCGAGGTTCGCCGCCGGGTTTACCGGCTCGGTTGTGGCGCTGTCAGCTCTGTGTCTGTTTTTCGCGGCGGCGAACTTCTTCTACTCCGCTGTGCCGCTTCATTATGACATGGCGCAGAGGATCGTCTCCGCCGTGCACGACTGGTCCTCTGTGAAGCTAGCTCTCGATCTCGGCTGCTGCGGCCGTGGTGTTCTTCTCAACGCGGTGGCGACGCAGCTGAAGAAGGAAGGGAGTTCGGGGCGAGTTGTGGGGCTGGACCGGTCAAAACGGACGACGATGTCGACGCTCCGGGCGGCGAAGATGGAGGGAGTTGGGGAGTACGTGACGTGCCGTGAAGGCGACGCGCGGCGGCTGCCGTTCCCGGATAATTACTTCGATGTTGTGGTTTCCGGCGTGTTTGTGCATACTGTAGGGAGGGAGTATGGGCAGAGGACGGCGGAGGCTGCGGCGGAGAGGATGAGGGCGGTGGCGGAGCTGGTGAGGGTTTTGAAGCCTGGTGGCGTTGGTGTGGTGTGGGATCTGGTGCATGTGCCGGAGTACATGGCGAGGCTGCAGGAGCTGAAGATGGAGGATGTCAGAGTCTCAGAGCGTGTAACAGCTTTCATGGTGAGTAGCCACATCGTATCATTCAGGAAGCCCAGTCAGCACGTGCATGGACCCGCTGAGGTTCGTTTGGATTGGAGATTAGGCTAA